One segment of Hemibagrus wyckioides isolate EC202008001 linkage group LG05, SWU_Hwy_1.0, whole genome shotgun sequence DNA contains the following:
- the ppardb gene encoding peroxisome proliferator-activated receptor delta b, which translates to MEGVEQEASMGKSGSLAELTVVQNVVALDGLTDDERSSQPDLNFPHITEDTTWLMVQEGEPNPSELQELGSASGEEGESKEAMDNQCVQNGEEAEKDKLQNNSSAAITTSTCPEPLQSSTLSLSDHLKLGRDESESTGLNVECKICGDKASGFHYGVHACEGCKGFFRRTIRMKLEYERCERACRIQKKSRNKCQYCRFQKCLSLGMSHDAIRYGRMPEAEKKKLVAGLLAGEKSLLSPGGSDLKTLAKHVNSAYLKNLNMTKKKARSILTGKTNCTPPFVIHDMDSLWQAENGLVWNQLNGAPPNKEIGVHVFYRCQCTTVETVRELTEFAKNIPGFVELFLNDQVTLLKYGVHEAIFAMLPSLMNKDGLLVANGKGFVTREFLRSLRKPFSEIMEPKFEFAVKFNALELDDSDLALFVAAIILCGDRPGLMNVKQVEQIQDSILQALDQHLQAHHPESVHLFPKLLQKMADLRQLVTENAQLVQMIKKTESETSLHPLLQEIYKDMY; encoded by the exons ATGGAGGGAGTCGAGCAAGAAGCTTCTATGGGGAAGAGTGGCAGTCTGGCAGAGCTGACTGTCGTGCAGAATGTTGTAGCTTTGGATGGGCTTACTGATGATGAAAGGTCATCACAGCCTGACCTCAACTTTCCTCACATTACTGAGGACACAACATGGTTAATGGTTCAGGAAGGAGAACCGAACCCCTCTGAGCTGCAGGAGCTCGGCTCTGCCTCGGGTGAGGAAGGGGAAAGTAAAGAGGCCATGGACAATCAATGTGTTCAGAATGGAGAGGAAGCTGAAAAGGATAAACTACAGAACAACAGCAGTGCTGCAATAACCACCAGCACATGTCCAG AGCCGCTGCAGAGCTCCACTCTCTCATTGTCTGATCATTTAAAGTTGGGTCGAGATGAGTCCGAAAGTACGGGACTAAATGTGGAGTGCAAGATATGTGGGGACAAAGCTTCAGGGTTCCACTACGGTGTACATGCCTGCGAGGGCTGCAAG GGTTTTTTCAGACGTACCATTCGTATGAAGCTAGAGTATGAACGCTGTGAACGGGCCTGTCGAATACAAAAGAAGAGTCGCAATAAATGCCAATACTGCCGCTTCCAAAAGTGTCTGTCTCTTGGCATGTCCCATGATG CTATTCGTTATGGCCGTATGCCAGAGGCAGAGAAGAAGAAGCTGGTGGCAGGACTGCTAGCAGGAGAGAAGAGTCTGCTGAGCCCTGGAGGCTCTGATCTCAAAACTTTGGCAAAGCACGTAAACTCAGCCTACCTAAAAAACCTCAATATGACCAAGAAGAAGGCACGAAGCATCCTCACTGGAAAAACCAACTGCACCCCG CCGTTTGTGATTCATGATATGGACTCATTGTGGCAAGCAGAGAATGGTTTAGTCTGGAACCAGCTGAATGGTGCTCCCCCAAACAAAGAAATTGGAGTGCATGTCTTCTACCGCTGCCAGTGCACCACAGTGGAAACTGTTCGAGAGCTCACAGAGTTTGCCAAAAATATCCCTGGCTTTGTAGAGCTCTTCCTTAATGATCAG GTAACTTTGTTAAAGTATGGTGTCCATGAGGCCATTTTTGCAATGCTACCATCACTCATGAATAAAGACGGACTCCTGGTAGCCAACGGGAAGGGCTTTGTGACGAGAGAGTTTCTACGGAGCCTGCGCAAACCCTTCAGTGAAATTATGGAACCCAAGTTTGAATTTGCTGTGAAGTTCAATGCCCTTGAGCTGGACGATAGTGACCTGGCTCTGTTTGTTGCGGCCATCATACTGTGTGGAG ACCGACCCGGACTCATGAATGTGAAGCAGGTCGAGCAGATTCAGGACAGCATCCTCCAAGCTCTGGATCAACACCTCCAGGCTCACCATCCAGAGTCAGTGCACCTCTTCCCCAAACTGCTGCAAAAGATGGCTGACCTGAGACAGTTGGTCACAGAAAACGCTCAGCTGGTCCAGATGATTAAGAAGACTGAATCTGAGACCTCGCTTCATCCGCTTCTGCAAGAAATCTATAAAGACATGTATTAA
- the mkrn4 gene encoding makorin, ring finger protein, 4 isoform X2, translating into MLEMDGRMSHRRSGKRGFNLGRQICRHFVNGACRFGPRCTFLHEFPAVPSVQVCRYFLKGGCWFGENCRYLHIAGPDSGSSGARRGSAPVVNASAMRGHVSANRRGSEPSLLPVLGAYSWRRRGSEPLTGLNHQHASQRPTTDIAEEEEHAVLEAGSISHQQEKGSQQQESDDLGSHHLPCNVADEAAANVASDGLEKADSADQQESGATASVDQGQSEAYNQSKDVVCGICMDRVYEKSAARERRFGILPKCSHAFCLGCIKTWRKTKDLQEEVTKACPQCRVKSPFYIPSKYWICEGEPKEALIASFKDKSGKIKCKFFMRYGCCPFASECIFSHEFPPDHSPQRRDFATKNALELLEEMDSEDQQLLSFLLAVTLVGDEDFDFFQFELV; encoded by the exons ATGTTAGAAATGGATGGTAGGATGTCGCATAGGCGTTCCGGCAAACGTGGTTTTAACCTGGGAAGGCAGATTTGCAG GCACTTTGTAAACGGTGCATGCAGGTTTGGTCCACGCTGCACTTTTCTGCATGAATTTCCTGCAGTGCCTTCAGTTCAAGTATGCAGATACTTCCTAAAAGGAGGTTGCTGGTTTGGAGAAAACTGCAG GTATCTTCATATTGCTGGTCCAGACAGTGGGTCTTCTGGTGCCAGGCGTGGTTCGGCACCTGTTGTCAATGCTTCTGCAATGCGAGGTCATGTTTCGGCTAATCGGCGGGGTTCTGAGCCTTCGCTTCTCCCTGTGCTCGGTGCGTACAGCTGGAGACGAAGAGGGTCTGAACCCTTGACTGGTCTAAACCACCAGCATGCATCGCAACGTCCAACTACAGATATTGCTGAGGAGGAAGAGCATGCTGTGTTGGAAGCAGGGTCTATAAGTCACCAGCAGG AGAAGGGGTCGCAGCAACAGGAAAGTGATGACCTGGGTTCCCATCATTTACCTTGCAATGTTGCAGATGAAGCTGCAGCTAATGTTGCATCTGATGGTCTAGAGAAAGCAGATTCTGCAGACCAGCAG GAGAGTGGTGCAACAGCTTCAGTTGACCAGGGACAATCTGAGGCCTACAATCAAAGCAAAGATGTGGTCTGTGGGATCTGCATGGACAGGGTTTATGAAAAAAGTGCAGCACGAGAGCGACGATTTGGAATCCTGCCCAAGTGCAGTCATGCTTTCTGTCTTGGCTGCATTAAGACATGGCGAAAGACCAAAGACCTTCAGGAAGAGGTCACCAA AGCCTGTCCACAGTGTAGAGTGAAGTCCCCTTTTTACATTCCCAGTAAGTACTGGATTTGTGAGGGTGAGCCAAAGGAAGCACTGATTGCTTCGTTTAAAGACAAGAGCGG taaaataaagtgcAAGTTCTTCATGCGTTATGGATGTTGCCCCTTTGCATCAGAGTGCATCTTTAGCCATGAGTTTCCACCTGATCACAGTCCTCAACGTAGAGATTTTGCAACCAAG AATGCTTTGGAGTTGCTGGAGGAAATGGATAGTGAGGACCAGCAGCTTTTAAGCTTCCTTCTTGCCGTGACCCTTGTGGGTGATGAGGACTTTGATTTCTTCCAATTTGAGCTTGTTTGA
- the mkrn4 gene encoding makorin, ring finger protein, 4 isoform X1 encodes MLEMDGRMSHRRSGKRGFNLGRQICRHFVNGACRFGPRCTFLHEFPAVPSVQVCRYFLKGGCWFGENCRYLHIAGPDSGSSGARRGSAPVVNASAMRGHVSANRRGSEPSLLPVLGAYSWRRRGSEPLTGLNHQHASQRPTTDIAEEEEHAVLEAGSISHQQEKGSQQQESDDLGSHHLPCNVADEAAANVASDGLEKADSADQQQESGATASVDQGQSEAYNQSKDVVCGICMDRVYEKSAARERRFGILPKCSHAFCLGCIKTWRKTKDLQEEVTKACPQCRVKSPFYIPSKYWICEGEPKEALIASFKDKSGKIKCKFFMRYGCCPFASECIFSHEFPPDHSPQRRDFATKNALELLEEMDSEDQQLLSFLLAVTLVGDEDFDFFQFELV; translated from the exons ATGTTAGAAATGGATGGTAGGATGTCGCATAGGCGTTCCGGCAAACGTGGTTTTAACCTGGGAAGGCAGATTTGCAG GCACTTTGTAAACGGTGCATGCAGGTTTGGTCCACGCTGCACTTTTCTGCATGAATTTCCTGCAGTGCCTTCAGTTCAAGTATGCAGATACTTCCTAAAAGGAGGTTGCTGGTTTGGAGAAAACTGCAG GTATCTTCATATTGCTGGTCCAGACAGTGGGTCTTCTGGTGCCAGGCGTGGTTCGGCACCTGTTGTCAATGCTTCTGCAATGCGAGGTCATGTTTCGGCTAATCGGCGGGGTTCTGAGCCTTCGCTTCTCCCTGTGCTCGGTGCGTACAGCTGGAGACGAAGAGGGTCTGAACCCTTGACTGGTCTAAACCACCAGCATGCATCGCAACGTCCAACTACAGATATTGCTGAGGAGGAAGAGCATGCTGTGTTGGAAGCAGGGTCTATAAGTCACCAGCAGG AGAAGGGGTCGCAGCAACAGGAAAGTGATGACCTGGGTTCCCATCATTTACCTTGCAATGTTGCAGATGAAGCTGCAGCTAATGTTGCATCTGATGGTCTAGAGAAAGCAGATTCTGCAGACCAGCAG CAGGAGAGTGGTGCAACAGCTTCAGTTGACCAGGGACAATCTGAGGCCTACAATCAAAGCAAAGATGTGGTCTGTGGGATCTGCATGGACAGGGTTTATGAAAAAAGTGCAGCACGAGAGCGACGATTTGGAATCCTGCCCAAGTGCAGTCATGCTTTCTGTCTTGGCTGCATTAAGACATGGCGAAAGACCAAAGACCTTCAGGAAGAGGTCACCAA AGCCTGTCCACAGTGTAGAGTGAAGTCCCCTTTTTACATTCCCAGTAAGTACTGGATTTGTGAGGGTGAGCCAAAGGAAGCACTGATTGCTTCGTTTAAAGACAAGAGCGG taaaataaagtgcAAGTTCTTCATGCGTTATGGATGTTGCCCCTTTGCATCAGAGTGCATCTTTAGCCATGAGTTTCCACCTGATCACAGTCCTCAACGTAGAGATTTTGCAACCAAG AATGCTTTGGAGTTGCTGGAGGAAATGGATAGTGAGGACCAGCAGCTTTTAAGCTTCCTTCTTGCCGTGACCCTTGTGGGTGATGAGGACTTTGATTTCTTCCAATTTGAGCTTGTTTGA
- the mkrn4 gene encoding makorin, ring finger protein, 4 isoform X3, with product MEKNTQVAQEQRVRNGICRHFVNGACRFGPRCTFLHEFPAVPSVQVCRYFLKGGCWFGENCRYLHIAGPDSGSSGARRGSAPVVNASAMRGHVSANRRGSEPSLLPVLGAYSWRRRGSEPLTGLNHQHASQRPTTDIAEEEEHAVLEAGSISHQQEKGSQQQESDDLGSHHLPCNVADEAAANVASDGLEKADSADQQQESGATASVDQGQSEAYNQSKDVVCGICMDRVYEKSAARERRFGILPKCSHAFCLGCIKTWRKTKDLQEEVTKACPQCRVKSPFYIPSKYWICEGEPKEALIASFKDKSGKIKCKFFMRYGCCPFASECIFSHEFPPDHSPQRRDFATKNALELLEEMDSEDQQLLSFLLAVTLVGDEDFDFFQFELV from the exons ATGGAGAAAAATACACAGGTGGCACAAGAGCAGAGAGTACGTAATGGTATTTGTAG GCACTTTGTAAACGGTGCATGCAGGTTTGGTCCACGCTGCACTTTTCTGCATGAATTTCCTGCAGTGCCTTCAGTTCAAGTATGCAGATACTTCCTAAAAGGAGGTTGCTGGTTTGGAGAAAACTGCAG GTATCTTCATATTGCTGGTCCAGACAGTGGGTCTTCTGGTGCCAGGCGTGGTTCGGCACCTGTTGTCAATGCTTCTGCAATGCGAGGTCATGTTTCGGCTAATCGGCGGGGTTCTGAGCCTTCGCTTCTCCCTGTGCTCGGTGCGTACAGCTGGAGACGAAGAGGGTCTGAACCCTTGACTGGTCTAAACCACCAGCATGCATCGCAACGTCCAACTACAGATATTGCTGAGGAGGAAGAGCATGCTGTGTTGGAAGCAGGGTCTATAAGTCACCAGCAGG AGAAGGGGTCGCAGCAACAGGAAAGTGATGACCTGGGTTCCCATCATTTACCTTGCAATGTTGCAGATGAAGCTGCAGCTAATGTTGCATCTGATGGTCTAGAGAAAGCAGATTCTGCAGACCAGCAG CAGGAGAGTGGTGCAACAGCTTCAGTTGACCAGGGACAATCTGAGGCCTACAATCAAAGCAAAGATGTGGTCTGTGGGATCTGCATGGACAGGGTTTATGAAAAAAGTGCAGCACGAGAGCGACGATTTGGAATCCTGCCCAAGTGCAGTCATGCTTTCTGTCTTGGCTGCATTAAGACATGGCGAAAGACCAAAGACCTTCAGGAAGAGGTCACCAA AGCCTGTCCACAGTGTAGAGTGAAGTCCCCTTTTTACATTCCCAGTAAGTACTGGATTTGTGAGGGTGAGCCAAAGGAAGCACTGATTGCTTCGTTTAAAGACAAGAGCGG taaaataaagtgcAAGTTCTTCATGCGTTATGGATGTTGCCCCTTTGCATCAGAGTGCATCTTTAGCCATGAGTTTCCACCTGATCACAGTCCTCAACGTAGAGATTTTGCAACCAAG AATGCTTTGGAGTTGCTGGAGGAAATGGATAGTGAGGACCAGCAGCTTTTAAGCTTCCTTCTTGCCGTGACCCTTGTGGGTGATGAGGACTTTGATTTCTTCCAATTTGAGCTTGTTTGA